One stretch of Paenibacillus sp. FSL R5-0341 DNA includes these proteins:
- a CDS encoding isocitrate lyase/phosphoenolpyruvate mutase family protein has translation MSTLEEKAALFQKSHVKGKPLVLVNVWDAGSAKAMQSVGATAIATGSWSVAAAHGEQDGEALSFHLVLANLARITGSVDLPVTIDIEGGYGRLVSEVKQNILQVIDHGAVGVNIEDQLSAGSGLYTVEEQCPRLSAAREAAEQAGIPLFINARTDIFLQHAPEHHNQSLLEEALIRSNHYAEAGASGLFVPGLQDHQLIQELCERSPLPINVMVTSSEPSPKQLAALGVARVSYGPYPYLQAMEHLKELGRSILSGN, from the coding sequence ATGAGTACCTTAGAAGAAAAAGCTGCGTTGTTCCAAAAAAGCCATGTGAAAGGAAAACCACTTGTTCTGGTCAATGTGTGGGATGCTGGAAGCGCAAAAGCCATGCAATCGGTTGGAGCAACGGCCATTGCAACCGGAAGCTGGTCTGTGGCTGCGGCCCATGGTGAGCAAGATGGGGAAGCCCTGTCATTCCATCTGGTACTTGCCAATCTCGCACGGATTACAGGGAGCGTGGATCTGCCTGTAACGATCGATATAGAGGGAGGGTATGGGAGGTTGGTGTCAGAAGTAAAGCAAAATATCCTGCAAGTCATCGATCATGGTGCTGTAGGAGTCAACATTGAAGATCAACTCTCCGCTGGTTCGGGATTGTACACTGTGGAGGAGCAATGCCCTAGGCTGTCCGCCGCCCGGGAAGCTGCCGAGCAAGCAGGCATACCCTTGTTCATTAACGCCCGCACAGATATTTTTCTACAACACGCACCTGAACACCATAACCAATCTCTCCTAGAGGAAGCACTTATACGTTCGAACCATTATGCAGAGGCAGGAGCCAGCGGTCTGTTCGTACCGGGTTTGCAGGATCACCAACTGATTCAAGAATTGTGTGAGCGTTCGCCGCTGCCAATTAACGTCATGGTTACCTCTTCTGAACCTTCACCAAAACAACTTGCTGCACTCGGTGTAGCTCGCGTAAGCTATGGACCTTATCCTTATCTGCAAGCTATGGAACACCTGAAAGAACTGGGGAGAAGTATTTTATCGGGAAATTAA
- a CDS encoding ABC transporter ATP-binding protein yields MIHMEQVNYSYQKTPVLNQVTLHESEPIISAIWGRNGAGKTTLMSLLAGHNRPDSGSVQIMGQDPYNNLAAQEHLCYIQENHPLGKNWTVSDMVQMGQYFHPQWNQDLAERLIDVFELPGKKKIIKFSKGMKTAAQIILGLASNAKITILDEPTNGLDAEKRKFFYNALLESYEDNPRLILISSHHIEEIQPLCESLIVLQDGEVLLNQPMEEMREKGVLLTGRIDDINQVTADVKVIESSQMGSTLKVMIDEPYSKMWKDIAHAQGLSIEKATLQDYLVNRTRNQEGVKP; encoded by the coding sequence ATGATTCATATGGAGCAGGTCAACTACAGCTACCAGAAGACACCCGTTCTAAACCAGGTTACGCTACATGAGAGTGAGCCGATCATTAGTGCCATCTGGGGAAGAAATGGAGCGGGGAAAACAACACTGATGAGTTTACTTGCAGGGCATAATCGCCCGGACAGTGGATCCGTTCAGATCATGGGTCAAGACCCCTATAATAATCTGGCAGCCCAAGAGCATCTGTGCTACATCCAGGAGAATCATCCCCTGGGGAAAAACTGGACAGTTAGTGACATGGTTCAAATGGGACAATATTTTCATCCGCAGTGGAATCAGGATTTGGCGGAGCGTTTAATCGATGTGTTCGAACTACCGGGGAAGAAAAAGATCATTAAATTTTCGAAGGGTATGAAGACTGCCGCCCAGATTATATTGGGTCTTGCCAGTAATGCAAAGATAACCATTCTAGATGAACCTACCAATGGACTCGATGCGGAGAAGCGTAAATTCTTCTACAATGCGCTTCTGGAAAGTTATGAAGATAACCCGCGTCTGATCCTGATATCCAGCCATCATATTGAGGAGATTCAGCCCTTATGTGAGTCGCTTATCGTTTTGCAGGACGGAGAGGTGTTGTTAAATCAGCCGATGGAAGAGATGCGCGAAAAAGGAGTTCTTCTAACAGGGAGAATTGACGATATTAATCAAGTCACAGCAGATGTTAAAGTTATCGAATCTTCCCAGATGGGATCGACATTGAAAGTGATGATTGATGAGCCATACTCGAAAATGTGGAAGGATATTGCTCATGCGCAGGGGCTTTCCATTGAGAAGGCGACATTACAGGATTATTTGGTTAACAGAACCCGTAATCAAGAGGGGGTTAAACCATGA
- a CDS encoding GntR family transcriptional regulator, which translates to MKSTLDESQPIFHQIATMIMDDIVEGRLKVEEQVPSTNELSRFYNINPATARKGLQELVDKGIIYKQRGVGMFVAKGAREALLVERKQDFYEEYIKPLLEEARRIHMNEDMIIDLIRGKKDKESDL; encoded by the coding sequence ATGAAATCGACTTTGGATGAATCTCAGCCTATTTTTCATCAGATTGCCACGATGATTATGGACGATATTGTGGAGGGCAGATTGAAGGTGGAAGAACAGGTTCCCTCAACCAATGAACTGTCACGCTTCTACAATATCAATCCGGCTACAGCCCGCAAAGGACTGCAGGAACTCGTGGACAAGGGGATTATATACAAACAGCGAGGTGTTGGAATGTTTGTTGCAAAGGGAGCAAGAGAAGCATTGCTCGTTGAACGGAAGCAAGATTTTTATGAAGAATACATCAAGCCTTTACTTGAAGAAGCCAGACGGATTCACATGAATGAAGACATGATTATTGATCTGATTCGCGGCAAGAAGGATAAGGAGAGTGACTTATGA
- a CDS encoding aspartyl-phosphate phosphatase Spo0E family protein, whose amino-acid sequence MDRLDLISRIEDARQLLYRMHMEYGSLLHPEVIQQSVVLDGLINQYNRAKVGKAMS is encoded by the coding sequence ATGGATCGCCTGGATTTGATATCACGGATCGAAGATGCCAGACAGTTGTTATATCGCATGCATATGGAATACGGCAGTCTGCTTCATCCGGAAGTGATCCAGCAATCCGTAGTCCTGGACGGTCTTATTAATCAATACAACAGAGCCAAGGTAGGAAAGGCAATGAGTTAA
- a CDS encoding aldo/keto reductase family oxidoreductase, producing MRTIKLGSSALEVPVVAVGCMRINSLDGKEAEHFVRSAMEVGANFFDHADIYGTGTCEEIFAEAVQMNPQVRENMILQSKCGIRKGMFDFSKEHILNSVDGILQRLKTEYLDVLLLHRPDALVEPEEVAEAFDQLEREGKVRHFGVSNQNPNQIELLKKYVKQPLVANQLQMSITNTTMIDSGINVNMENDAAVNRDGSILDYCRLHDITIQPWSPFQYGFFEGVFLGSDKFPELNAKIDDIAAKYDVSNTTIAIAWLLRHPAQMQPVTGTMNIERLQDCVKAGDVHLTRPEWYEIYRAAGNILP from the coding sequence TTGAGAACCATTAAATTGGGCAGCAGCGCACTAGAAGTACCTGTAGTGGCCGTGGGCTGCATGCGGATTAATTCACTAGACGGCAAGGAAGCCGAACATTTTGTTCGTTCTGCAATGGAGGTTGGCGCGAATTTCTTTGATCATGCCGACATTTATGGTACAGGAACATGTGAGGAGATCTTCGCCGAAGCGGTGCAGATGAATCCCCAAGTTCGTGAAAATATGATTCTTCAATCCAAATGCGGTATCCGCAAAGGCATGTTTGATTTCTCCAAAGAGCACATCCTTAATTCGGTGGATGGTATCCTGCAACGTCTGAAAACCGAATATCTTGACGTTCTGCTTCTGCACCGTCCAGATGCTTTGGTTGAGCCTGAGGAAGTGGCGGAAGCCTTTGATCAATTGGAGCGTGAAGGCAAAGTGCGTCACTTCGGGGTGTCCAACCAGAATCCGAACCAGATCGAATTGTTGAAAAAATACGTGAAACAGCCACTGGTAGCCAACCAGTTGCAGATGAGTATTACCAATACCACAATGATTGACAGTGGAATCAACGTGAACATGGAGAATGACGCTGCGGTTAACCGTGACGGCAGTATCCTTGATTATTGTCGTCTGCATGATATCACGATTCAGCCATGGTCTCCGTTCCAGTACGGATTCTTCGAAGGTGTATTCCTGGGTAGCGACAAGTTCCCGGAATTGAATGCGAAGATCGACGACATCGCTGCGAAGTATGACGTGAGCAATACGACGATTGCAATCGCGTGGTTGCTTCGTCACCCTGCACAAATGCAGCCAGTGACAGGCACAATGAATATTGAGCGTCTGCAAGACTGTGTGAAAGCGGGAGATGTTCATCTCACTCGTCCAGAGTGGTATGAAATTTATCGTGCGGCAGGCAATATCCTGCCTTAA
- a CDS encoding diacylglycerol kinase family protein, with protein MRQAMIISNPSSGKEEAEQYVSQVREILESQQYEVVVNETAGEGDATNYCLNACKDGCDLVISIGGDGTLHETINGMMDQEHRPRLGIVPLGTVNDFARALNISLDPEEAIRQLRSDQTHIVDLGKINDRLFANVVAAGSLAEALFSVSSEEKSKLGSFAYLKEGLKDLVNTPANQLTVEYEDQIWEGESPLFLAALTNSVGGFEKLSPDAAVDDGLIHCFVVRNISVFNSLTLGTSLLFGSLKDHKDVDYFTAKEVRVHSSEAIRTNVDGEEGPALPIHITVLPRHIEVIVPENV; from the coding sequence ATGCGCCAAGCCATGATCATTAGCAATCCATCGTCAGGTAAGGAAGAGGCCGAGCAGTATGTGTCCCAAGTCAGAGAAATTCTGGAGTCACAGCAGTATGAGGTGGTTGTTAACGAGACAGCCGGAGAAGGCGATGCGACCAACTACTGCCTGAACGCCTGTAAGGACGGCTGTGATCTGGTCATTTCCATCGGAGGCGATGGTACGCTGCATGAGACGATTAACGGCATGATGGATCAGGAACATCGCCCTCGATTGGGAATCGTACCTCTGGGTACGGTGAATGATTTTGCACGTGCGCTGAATATCTCGCTTGACCCGGAGGAAGCCATTAGGCAGTTACGTTCCGATCAGACTCATATTGTGGACCTGGGGAAAATCAATGATCGCCTGTTTGCCAATGTGGTGGCTGCAGGGTCTTTGGCAGAAGCCCTATTCTCCGTATCCTCGGAAGAGAAGTCGAAGCTGGGATCATTCGCATATCTGAAAGAAGGCTTGAAAGACCTGGTGAATACACCAGCCAATCAACTAACCGTTGAATATGAGGACCAGATTTGGGAGGGAGAATCTCCTCTTTTTCTGGCGGCACTGACCAATTCGGTTGGAGGATTCGAGAAGTTATCACCGGATGCTGCGGTGGACGATGGTCTGATTCATTGTTTTGTTGTTCGTAACATCAGTGTGTTCAACAGCCTGACCCTGGGCACTTCCCTGTTGTTTGGTAGTCTGAAAGACCATAAGGATGTGGATTATTTTACGGCAAAAGAAGTTCGTGTTCACTCATCTGAAGCCATACGCACCAATGTAGATGGTGAAGAGGGCCCTGCCCTGCCGATTCACATCACTGTCCTGCCAAGACATATTGAGGTTATCGTACCGGAAAACGTATAA
- a CDS encoding leucine-rich repeat domain-containing protein — protein sequence MRRMTLLFLVFILSLGASGQAMAYTTTDLGEGIIEDPLLEDGLKLILNKPLDVPLTSSDLEQLEVVDLSNAGIQSLSGLEYATNLTHLRLYGNEIEDLTPLEHLTQLREIDVRNNYITSIHALAELKDLGRLYISNNSISSIEVVRGFTRLHTFHASGNQIASLAALTDADALKWLEISNNTISDLTPLMSKKRLQQLNVANNQIQTLDVLAELPNTLRNLNVAGNQITDLTPLEHMTRLRTLDISGNQVQSLKGLEGLTGLTELNAESNQIYDLEPLREHSNLDVLKLSNNRVWDLTPIEGFTFTRDQSATNAIQDISASTSLSSGIQTSISEVEPAGLTVQNNYLDVASGSHTMQLLNRMNVREQKRTPQGSFQRLIEGSTTAYVGDRAYALDAAPFIDEGRTYVPLRFVSEQLNASVNWNSGTREAVITQNDKTIRWSVGNKQVVVNDALAIHDAPLLMKNGKAFVPVRFISEQFNTSVGYIGSSKTILVFENKQLGESVQP from the coding sequence ATGAGAAGAATGACTCTACTATTTCTAGTATTCATCCTGAGTCTCGGGGCATCGGGGCAAGCAATGGCTTACACGACTACGGACTTGGGCGAGGGAATCATTGAAGATCCTCTACTTGAAGACGGACTGAAGCTAATCCTGAACAAACCTCTGGATGTTCCACTGACTTCATCTGATCTGGAGCAGCTTGAAGTGGTAGATCTGAGCAATGCAGGTATTCAAAGCCTGTCGGGTCTGGAATATGCAACCAACCTGACTCACCTCCGATTATACGGAAATGAGATTGAGGATCTCACACCGCTGGAGCACCTGACCCAGCTTCGCGAGATCGATGTTCGCAACAATTATATTACATCCATACACGCACTTGCTGAATTGAAAGACTTGGGACGGCTGTATATCAGCAACAATTCCATTTCTTCCATAGAGGTTGTACGTGGGTTCACCCGATTACATACGTTCCACGCGAGTGGTAACCAGATTGCCAGTCTTGCGGCCCTCACGGATGCGGATGCACTGAAGTGGCTTGAGATCTCAAACAATACAATTAGCGATCTGACACCGCTCATGAGTAAAAAGCGGCTCCAACAACTCAATGTGGCGAATAACCAGATTCAGACGCTGGATGTACTGGCTGAACTGCCAAATACGCTTCGGAATCTGAATGTGGCAGGCAACCAAATCACGGATCTGACACCACTGGAGCACATGACACGGCTGCGGACACTTGATATATCCGGTAACCAAGTACAGTCCCTCAAGGGGCTTGAGGGACTGACTGGGCTAACGGAGCTGAATGCAGAATCCAATCAGATCTACGATCTGGAACCTTTACGTGAGCATTCCAATCTGGACGTATTGAAATTATCCAACAACCGGGTATGGGATTTGACACCGATTGAGGGTTTTACGTTTACCCGCGATCAGTCAGCGACGAATGCTATACAGGATATCTCGGCGTCCACCTCGTTATCATCCGGTATTCAGACGTCTATCTCCGAAGTTGAGCCTGCTGGACTCACGGTGCAGAACAACTATCTGGATGTCGCGAGCGGCAGTCATACGATGCAGCTTCTGAACCGGATGAATGTGCGGGAGCAGAAACGAACGCCGCAGGGCAGCTTTCAGCGTCTGATTGAAGGGTCCACCACCGCCTATGTAGGTGATCGTGCGTACGCACTGGATGCTGCACCTTTTATCGATGAAGGCCGGACCTATGTGCCTCTGCGCTTTGTCTCGGAGCAGTTAAACGCCAGTGTGAACTGGAACAGCGGTACGCGAGAAGCCGTGATCACACAGAATGACAAGACCATCCGTTGGAGCGTGGGCAATAAACAAGTCGTCGTGAATGATGCGCTTGCGATCCATGATGCTCCTCTCTTGATGAAAAATGGCAAAGCATTTGTACCGGTTCGCTTTATTTCGGAGCAATTCAATACCTCTGTTGGTTACATCGGAAGCAGTAAAACGATTCTGGTTTTTGAAAATAAACAGCTTGGTGAAAGTGTACAGCCATAA
- a CDS encoding glycoside hydrolase family 30 protein, producing the protein MTFTLTGYSTTQDNPWRALSFVPTNENANLKLTGEQHQLVEGFGGCFNELGYMALSHLNEDQRREVFHSLFHPEGEHKFNICRLPIGASDYAEQWYSHNEVDGDVAMEHFSIERDFKYLIPYIKEALTYNPNLQFFASPWSPPTWMKSPKAYNYGTLRWEKDILEAYALYFVKFVQAYREAGITIHQVHVQNEVIADQKFPSCMWTGEQLREFIADYLGPAFDKHGLDTEIWLGTINAPDPWEELIKKKTNDFDEYAGLVLSDPKAYSYIKGVGYQWAGKNAIQRTSASYPELRYMQTENECGDGNNSWNYAKYVYNLYQHYFSNGVNAYIYWNMVLEPKGRSTWGWEQNSMITIDPDTTEVTRNPEYYVMKHFAHHIVPGARRVGLSGAWSGKSVAFRNPDNSLVIVINNPFQDRRDLYLTLEEGQTLHIGLEADSFNSMVIQPK; encoded by the coding sequence ATGACATTCACGCTCACTGGTTATTCCACAACCCAAGACAACCCGTGGAGAGCGCTATCTTTTGTACCAACAAATGAAAACGCTAACTTAAAGCTCACAGGGGAGCAGCACCAGCTTGTAGAAGGGTTTGGTGGCTGTTTCAACGAGCTTGGTTATATGGCTCTATCCCACTTAAATGAGGACCAACGCCGCGAGGTATTCCATTCTCTCTTCCATCCGGAGGGTGAGCACAAGTTTAACATCTGTCGCCTGCCCATCGGCGCAAGTGATTACGCGGAGCAGTGGTATAGCCACAACGAGGTGGACGGTGACGTGGCCATGGAACATTTTTCGATCGAACGTGATTTCAAATATCTGATTCCTTACATCAAGGAAGCTCTGACTTATAACCCGAACCTGCAATTCTTCGCCTCGCCATGGAGTCCGCCAACGTGGATGAAGTCACCTAAAGCCTATAACTATGGCACGCTTCGTTGGGAGAAAGATATTCTGGAGGCCTACGCCCTGTATTTCGTAAAATTTGTACAGGCTTACCGTGAAGCAGGCATAACCATCCATCAGGTACATGTGCAGAACGAAGTGATTGCAGATCAGAAATTCCCTTCTTGCATGTGGACAGGTGAGCAACTCCGTGAGTTCATCGCCGATTATCTGGGCCCGGCTTTTGACAAACACGGTCTGGATACGGAAATCTGGCTGGGAACGATCAACGCCCCTGATCCATGGGAAGAATTGATCAAGAAAAAAACAAACGACTTCGACGAGTACGCCGGGCTTGTCCTGAGTGATCCCAAGGCCTATTCCTATATCAAAGGTGTTGGATATCAATGGGCAGGCAAAAATGCCATTCAACGTACCTCAGCAAGTTATCCAGAGCTTCGTTATATGCAGACCGAGAATGAATGCGGCGATGGCAACAACTCATGGAACTACGCCAAATATGTATATAACCTCTACCAGCATTACTTCAGCAACGGAGTGAACGCGTATATCTACTGGAACATGGTTCTGGAACCGAAAGGCCGCAGTACATGGGGCTGGGAGCAGAACTCCATGATTACGATAGATCCGGACACGACGGAGGTTACTCGGAACCCCGAGTATTATGTGATGAAGCACTTCGCACATCATATTGTTCCTGGTGCTCGAAGAGTCGGCCTGTCTGGCGCCTGGAGCGGTAAATCCGTCGCTTTCCGCAACCCGGATAACAGTCTTGTGATTGTCATCAACAATCCATTCCAGGACCGTCGTGACCTATATCTAACGCTTGAAGAAGGACAGACCCTTCACATTGGGCTGGAAGCCGATTCGTTCAACAGCATGGTTATTCAACCGAAATAA